A window from Chloroflexaceae bacterium encodes these proteins:
- the cobM gene encoding precorrin-4 C(11)-methyltransferase, translated as MSYPVTPGTVYFIGAGPGAPDLITVRGRDIIARADLILYADSLVDEAVPAAYARPTARVVGSAGLDLEQIVALMVETARAGGVVARVHTGDPSLYGAIHEQMAALDEQGVPYEIVPGVTAAFAAAARLGVELTVPEVTQTLIVTRVAGRTPVPPGEAMRGLAAHGASLALYLSVGQIEQVVAELLAGGAYAPDTPVAVVYRATWPDERVITGTLADIAPQVREAGLTRHALILVGPALGAARPATRSRLYDPEFAHGYRRRQATTDAPAEPAEAPHTAVIAVTRAGARLAARLAPELGATAYAPAKLAAEAPGATTYTGPARDLVRTLWGRARALVLVMATGIAVRAVAPLLTHKGVDPAVICLDEAGRAVVPLLGGHRAGANDLARRIAAFTGGQPAITTASDTQGLPALDRLGQEAGWRIVEDAALTHAMACLVNGEPLGCYVDPALPHQRRQLETWLAACPDLTFVDDPADLTDPRFAAALLVSQRALAEHWPALRDRTVRYAPPVLVAGIGCRRGVPVEEVRAALDAALADAGLDPRCLAALATAALKADEPGLKALAEERGLPLVIVPDARLRALDPADFNPSAASAHTDLPGVAEPCAVVVAGGPLLLPKRAFARCTVAVALRPDTAAWPEFVTSTPPHLHTSTPPHLHTSSPGHLTLVSIGPGDLRQLTLAARQALQEAEVVVGYGVYVELVRPLLAPHQEVLITPAMGDELGRARQALDLARAGRRVALISSGDIGIYAMAAPVFEHLRNEGWDGTRPSVEVLPGISAFQALAARLGAPISHDFSVISLSDLLTPWEVIERRIAAAAAADYVVAFYNPRSRERHWHLGAALAILRAHRPPETPVALGRNVMRADEHVTLTTLAEVDPSQADMFTVVLVGNSQSYPLAGRLVTPRGYEARTRPVSPPPHLHTSTPPHLHTSTPPSPYPIVLTNLRDAPVVVVGGGPVGERKVRGLLEAGARVRLISPEASPQLRAWAAAGRIVWTPRAYAPGDLAGARLVFAATNEREVNARVARDAALHGALCNVADAPEEGDFHLPALHRSGEMTIAVSSGGAAPGRSAALRDAIAAWLEGRSPNGQPGSAPPSAEGAPAPDRRPARAAPGGKAYLVGAGPGRADLITLRGLTLLRQADVVLYDWLVAPELLEQTPAGAELIFVGKTHDRHTLEQDAITDLLVAHARAGRRVVRLKGGDPGVFGHAGEEALALARAELPFEIVPGVSSALAAPAYAGIPLTFRGLASGFAVVTGHEAPSTPHHLDWAALARVPTLVVLMGLHRTEAICAALREAGRAPDTPVAVISRATTHEQRVLRATLDSLPAALQAQPLPTPAVLVIGDVVALADDMAWFDPELAAEHFVPFDEAARHAHLSERSNP; from the coding sequence ATGAGTTACCCCGTCACCCCCGGTACCGTCTACTTCATCGGCGCGGGACCGGGCGCCCCCGATCTGATCACCGTCCGCGGGCGCGATATCATCGCCCGGGCTGACCTGATCCTCTACGCCGACAGCCTGGTGGACGAGGCGGTGCCGGCTGCTTATGCCCGACCCACCGCCCGCGTGGTCGGCAGCGCCGGTCTGGATCTGGAGCAGATCGTCGCCCTGATGGTCGAAACGGCGCGGGCGGGCGGGGTGGTGGCCCGGGTCCACACCGGCGATCCCTCCCTCTACGGCGCGATCCACGAGCAGATGGCCGCCCTCGATGAGCAGGGCGTCCCCTACGAGATTGTGCCGGGGGTTACAGCGGCCTTTGCCGCCGCGGCTCGCCTCGGCGTCGAGTTGACCGTGCCCGAGGTGACCCAGACGCTCATCGTCACGCGGGTGGCCGGGCGCACCCCCGTGCCTCCCGGCGAGGCCATGCGCGGGCTGGCCGCCCACGGCGCCTCGCTGGCGCTCTACCTCAGCGTGGGCCAGATTGAGCAGGTGGTAGCCGAGTTGCTGGCCGGCGGCGCCTATGCCCCTGATACGCCGGTCGCGGTGGTCTACCGGGCCACCTGGCCCGACGAGCGGGTCATCACCGGCACGCTGGCCGACATCGCCCCTCAGGTGCGCGAAGCCGGCCTCACCCGCCACGCCCTGATCCTGGTCGGCCCAGCCCTGGGCGCTGCGCGGCCCGCCACGCGCAGCCGGCTGTACGATCCGGAGTTCGCCCACGGCTACCGGCGGCGGCAGGCGACCACCGACGCGCCGGCGGAGCCGGCCGAAGCGCCCCACACCGCAGTGATCGCCGTCACCCGCGCGGGAGCGCGCCTGGCCGCCCGGCTGGCCCCGGAACTGGGGGCCACGGCCTATGCGCCGGCGAAGCTCGCCGCCGAGGCCCCGGGTGCCACGACCTACACCGGCCCGGCGCGCGATTTGGTGCGGACCCTCTGGGGCCGCGCCCGCGCCCTGGTGCTGGTGATGGCCACGGGCATCGCCGTGCGCGCCGTTGCCCCTCTGCTCACCCACAAAGGCGTAGATCCCGCCGTGATCTGCCTGGACGAAGCCGGTCGCGCCGTGGTGCCGCTGCTCGGCGGCCACCGCGCCGGGGCCAACGACCTGGCCCGGCGCATCGCCGCGTTCACCGGGGGCCAGCCCGCGATCACCACCGCCAGCGACACCCAGGGCCTGCCCGCCCTCGACCGTCTTGGCCAGGAGGCCGGCTGGCGCATCGTCGAAGACGCAGCCCTGACCCACGCTATGGCCTGTCTGGTCAACGGCGAACCGCTGGGCTGCTACGTGGACCCGGCGCTTCCCCACCAGCGCCGCCAGCTCGAGACCTGGCTCGCTGCATGCCCCGATCTTACCTTCGTTGATGACCCGGCGGACCTCACCGACCCGCGCTTCGCCGCCGCGCTGCTGGTCAGCCAGCGCGCCCTGGCGGAGCACTGGCCGGCCCTGCGCGACAGAACCGTGCGCTACGCGCCGCCCGTCCTGGTGGCCGGCATCGGCTGCCGCCGCGGCGTGCCCGTCGAGGAGGTGCGCGCCGCCCTGGATGCCGCGCTGGCCGATGCCGGTCTTGACCCACGCTGCCTGGCCGCCCTGGCAACCGCCGCGCTCAAAGCCGATGAGCCAGGGCTGAAGGCCCTGGCCGAGGAACGGGGCCTGCCGCTGGTCATCGTACCCGACGCGCGCCTCCGGGCCCTCGATCCCGCCGACTTCAACCCCAGCGCCGCCAGCGCCCACACCGACCTGCCCGGCGTGGCCGAACCCTGCGCCGTCGTGGTGGCAGGCGGGCCGCTCCTGCTCCCCAAGCGCGCCTTCGCCCGCTGCACGGTCGCCGTGGCCCTGCGCCCCGATACGGCCGCGTGGCCCGAGTTCGTCACCTCCACACCTCCACACCTCCACACCTCCACACCTCCACACCTCCACACCTCCTCCCCCGGCCACCTCACCCTGGTCAGCATCGGCCCTGGCGACCTGAGGCAGTTGACCCTGGCGGCCCGGCAGGCGCTCCAGGAGGCCGAGGTGGTGGTGGGTTACGGCGTTTACGTCGAACTGGTGCGCCCGCTGCTGGCGCCCCACCAGGAGGTGCTGATCACTCCGGCAATGGGCGACGAGCTGGGCCGGGCGCGGCAGGCCCTCGACCTGGCGCGGGCCGGGCGCCGGGTGGCGCTGATCAGCAGCGGCGACATTGGCATCTACGCCATGGCCGCCCCGGTCTTCGAGCACCTCCGCAACGAGGGGTGGGACGGTACGCGGCCCTCGGTGGAGGTGCTGCCCGGTATCAGCGCCTTTCAGGCCCTGGCGGCTCGCCTGGGCGCGCCGATCAGCCACGACTTCAGCGTGATCAGTCTGAGCGACCTGCTCACGCCCTGGGAGGTGATCGAGCGCCGCATCGCCGCCGCCGCCGCCGCCGACTATGTGGTGGCCTTCTACAACCCGCGCTCCCGCGAGCGCCACTGGCACCTCGGCGCGGCCCTGGCCATCCTGCGCGCCCATCGCCCGCCGGAAACCCCCGTGGCCCTGGGGCGCAACGTAATGCGCGCCGATGAGCATGTTACCCTCACCACCCTGGCCGAGGTTGACCCCTCCCAGGCCGATATGTTCACCGTGGTGCTGGTGGGCAACAGCCAGAGCTACCCCCTCGCCGGGCGCCTCGTCACCCCCCGCGGCTACGAAGCCAGAACTCGCCCCGTATCCCCGCCTCCACACCTCCACACCTCCACACCTCCACACCTCCACACCTCCACACCTCCCTCTCCCTACCCCATCGTGCTCACCAACCTGAGGGACGCGCCGGTGGTGGTCGTCGGCGGAGGGCCAGTGGGTGAGCGCAAGGTGCGGGGGTTGCTGGAGGCGGGGGCGCGGGTGCGGCTGATCAGCCCGGAGGCCAGTCCGCAACTCCGGGCCTGGGCCGCCGCCGGGCGCATCGTCTGGACGCCGCGCGCCTACGCCCCCGGCGACCTGGCCGGGGCGCGCCTGGTCTTCGCCGCGACGAACGAGCGCGAGGTGAATGCCCGTGTCGCTCGCGACGCCGCCCTCCACGGCGCGCTGTGCAACGTCGCCGACGCCCCGGAGGAGGGCGATTTCCACCTGCCGGCGCTCCACCGCTCTGGCGAGATGACCATCGCCGTCAGCAGCGGCGGCGCGGCGCCGGGGCGCTCCGCGGCCCTGCGCGACGCCATCGCCGCCTGGCTCGAAGGCCGCTCCCCCAACGGGCAGCCCGGCAGCGCGCCGCCGTCCGCCGAGGGAGCGCCCGCGCCCGACCGACGCCCTGCGAGAGCGGCGCCCGGCGGCAAAGCCTACCTGGTCGGCGCCGGGCCGGGCCGGGCCGACCTGATCACCCTCCGCGGGCTGACCCTGCTGCGCCAGGCCGACGTGGTGCTCTACGACTGGCTGGTGGCCCCCGAACTGCTGGAGCAGACGCCCGCGGGCGCCGAGTTGATCTTCGTCGGCAAGACTCACGACCGCCATACCCTGGAGCAAGACGCCATCACCGACCTGCTTGTGGCCCACGCGCGGGCCGGGCGGCGGGTGGTGCGGCTCAAAGGCGGCGACCCCGGCGTCTTCGGCCATGCCGGCGAGGAGGCCCTGGCCCTGGCGCGGGCCGAGCTGCCCTTTGAGATCGTGCCCGGCGTCTCCTCGGCCCTGGCCGCCCCGGCCTACGCCGGCATCCCGCTCACCTTCCGCGGCCTGGCCAGCGGCTTCGCCGTGGTCACCGGGCACGAAGCGCCCAGCACCCCCCATCACCTGGACTGGGCCGCCCTGGCCCGCGTGCCCACCCTGGTGGTGCTGATGGGCCTGCACCGTACCGAGGCCATCTGCGCCGCCCTGCGGGAGGCCGGGCGCGCCCCCGACACCCCCGTGGCGGTCATCAGCCGCGCCACCACCCATGAGCAGCGGGTTCTGCGGGCCACCCTGGACAGCCTGCCCGCGGCCCTGCAGGCCCAACCTCTGCCGACGCCCGCCGTGCTGGTGATCGGCGATGTCGTCGCCCTGGCCGACGATATGGCCTGGTTCGACCCGGAGCTGGCCGCGGAGCACTTTGTGCCGTTCGATGAAGCGGCCCGGCACGCCCATCTTTCGGAGCGGAGCAACCCATGA
- a CDS encoding cobyrinate a,c-diamide synthase, which yields MSIALPRLLLAAPMSGSGKTTITAGLIAALSARGLAVAPFKCGPDYIDPSYHALAAGRPCANLDAWLVPPERIPEVLARRSAGADLALIEGVMGLFDGYAGDDDTGSSAHIARLTGAPVVIVLDVRAMARTAAALVAGLRDFDPRVRVVGVILNRAGSPRHTAMVRAAIEGDAGLPVLGALLRDEAITLPERHLGLVPTAEAGRWQSWLDEVRARIEAGVDLEALLTLARAAPPLDLPASALPAAAPEPPFALNNAPSGDEAPIIAVSRDEAFSFLYDDNLDLLRDAGATIVFFSPLRDAGLPPGAGALYLCGGFPELYAAQLSANESMRAAIRAAAARGLPIYAECGGLMYLTETLIDAAGQAHPMVGLLPGRSVMTPRLTLGYRTVRASGASWLWESGETVRGHEFHYSVWEDRPADLPWLYTCLPDALRPDARPEGACAGNVLASYVHIHWLAAPHLAARFVAAARRLRDGAEA from the coding sequence ATGAGCATTGCGCTGCCACGGCTGCTGCTGGCCGCGCCGATGAGCGGCAGCGGCAAAACTACCATCACCGCCGGCCTGATCGCCGCCCTGAGCGCGCGGGGTCTGGCGGTGGCGCCCTTCAAGTGCGGGCCGGACTATATTGACCCCAGCTACCATGCCCTGGCCGCCGGGCGCCCCTGCGCCAATCTCGATGCCTGGCTCGTGCCCCCGGAACGCATCCCCGAGGTGCTGGCGCGGCGCAGCGCGGGCGCCGACCTGGCGCTGATCGAGGGCGTGATGGGCCTCTTCGACGGCTACGCCGGCGACGACGACACCGGCAGCAGCGCCCACATCGCCCGGCTGACCGGCGCCCCGGTCGTGATCGTGCTCGACGTGCGGGCCATGGCCCGTACCGCCGCGGCCCTCGTCGCCGGCCTGCGCGACTTCGACCCCCGGGTGCGCGTCGTGGGCGTCATCCTCAACCGCGCTGGCAGCCCTCGCCACACCGCCATGGTGCGCGCGGCCATCGAAGGCGACGCGGGCCTGCCCGTCCTCGGCGCGCTGCTGCGCGACGAAGCCATTACCCTGCCCGAGCGCCACCTGGGCCTGGTACCCACCGCCGAAGCGGGCCGCTGGCAGTCCTGGCTCGATGAGGTGCGCGCGCGCATCGAAGCCGGCGTGGACCTCGAGGCCCTCCTGACCCTGGCCCGCGCCGCGCCCCCCCTCGACCTGCCCGCGTCCGCGTTACCCGCAGCAGCGCCAGAACCACCCTTCGCGCTCAACAACGCTCCCTCCGGCGACGAAGCGCCGATCATTGCCGTGAGCCGCGACGAAGCCTTCAGCTTTCTCTACGACGACAACCTCGACCTCCTACGCGACGCCGGGGCCACCATTGTCTTCTTCAGCCCCCTGCGCGACGCGGGCCTGCCGCCCGGCGCAGGGGCGCTCTACCTCTGCGGCGGCTTTCCCGAACTCTACGCCGCGCAGTTGAGCGCCAACGAGTCCATGCGCGCGGCCATTCGCGCCGCCGCCGCCCGCGGCCTGCCGATCTACGCTGAATGCGGTGGTTTGATGTACCTCACCGAGACCCTGATTGACGCCGCTGGCCAGGCCCATCCGATGGTGGGCCTGCTGCCCGGGCGCTCGGTTATGACCCCGCGCCTGACCCTGGGCTACCGCACTGTGCGGGCCAGCGGCGCGAGCTGGTTGTGGGAGAGCGGCGAAACCGTCCGCGGCCACGAGTTTCACTACTCGGTCTGGGAGGACCGGCCCGCCGATCTCCCCTGGCTCTACACCTGCCTGCCCGACGCCCTGCGCCCCGACGCGCGCCCCGAAGGGGCCTGCGCGGGCAACGTCCTGGCCTCCTACGTCCACATCCACTGGCTGGCCGCCCCCCATCTCGCCGCGCGCTTCGTCGCCGCGGCCCGGCGGCTGCGTGACGGCGCAGAGGCGTAG
- a CDS encoding ATP-binding protein, which yields MLLEQFQAFWRRDTGIERAQLAQLERAAPLPHAVIISGLRRVGKSTLLAQLAYRLGEDAFYYVNFEDERFLGFQADDANDLYAHLVELFGERGVFLVDEIQNVPGWERFARRFMDLGLKFYITGSNAALLSRELGSRLTGRYVPVELFPFSFAEFLRFRGYPPPDLTRLTTVEAARLQGHLADYLRLGGIPEPLKYPDLPLARTLYDDVLYRDIATRYRIEEVRALKALAFYLMSNPAGRVSFNKLKEQLRLGSVNTVKNYVEYLENSWLIFTVNVYDFSVKRQQIAPKKVYAIDTGLANAVGFFFSPNTGKLLKNLVFLALRRQTPEVYYYTSPGGYEIDFYLPRTGELIQVSQNLAQPATREREIRALSDALHGLGLTHGLILTDASAAPTETDGLTIEVRSVVEWLLAQ from the coding sequence ATGCTGCTGGAACAGTTCCAGGCTTTCTGGCGTCGCGACACCGGCATCGAGCGCGCCCAACTGGCGCAACTCGAGCGCGCGGCCCCGTTGCCCCACGCGGTGATCATCTCCGGCCTGCGGCGCGTCGGCAAGTCCACCCTGCTGGCGCAACTGGCCTACCGGCTCGGCGAAGACGCTTTCTATTATGTCAACTTTGAAGACGAGCGCTTTCTCGGCTTCCAGGCCGACGACGCGAATGACCTCTACGCGCACCTGGTCGAATTGTTTGGCGAGCGCGGAGTTTTCCTGGTTGACGAGATCCAGAATGTGCCCGGCTGGGAGCGCTTTGCGCGCCGCTTTATGGACCTGGGGCTGAAGTTCTACATTACTGGCTCGAACGCCGCGCTGCTCAGCCGCGAGTTGGGCTCGCGCCTGACGGGACGCTATGTGCCGGTGGAACTGTTTCCCTTCTCCTTCGCCGAATTCCTGCGCTTTCGCGGCTACCCGCCGCCCGACCTGACCCGGCTGACCACGGTTGAGGCCGCCCGTCTACAAGGCCATCTTGCTGACTATCTGCGCCTGGGCGGCATCCCGGAACCGTTGAAGTATCCCGACTTGCCGCTGGCGCGCACCCTCTACGACGATGTGCTATACCGCGATATCGCCACACGCTACCGGATCGAGGAGGTGCGTGCGCTTAAGGCGCTGGCTTTCTACCTTATGAGCAACCCGGCCGGGCGAGTATCGTTTAACAAGCTCAAGGAGCAACTCCGGCTGGGCAGCGTCAACACGGTCAAGAACTACGTCGAGTACCTGGAGAATAGCTGGCTCATCTTTACCGTCAACGTCTACGATTTTTCGGTCAAGCGCCAGCAGATCGCGCCGAAAAAGGTCTACGCCATCGACACCGGCCTGGCGAACGCGGTCGGCTTCTTCTTCTCTCCGAATACGGGAAAGCTGTTGAAGAACCTGGTGTTCCTGGCGCTGCGGCGGCAGACGCCCGAGGTGTACTACTACACCTCGCCAGGCGGCTACGAGATAGATTTCTACCTGCCGCGGACGGGCGAGTTGATCCAGGTCAGCCAGAATTTGGCGCAGCCGGCCACGCGCGAGCGTGAGATACGCGCCTTGAGTGACGCGCTGCACGGCCTGGGCCTGACCCACGGTTTGATCCTGACCGACGCCAGCGCCGCGCCAACCGAAACGGACGGCCTCACTATCGAGGTGCGCTCCGTGGTCGAGTGGCTGCTGGCACAATGA
- a CDS encoding SAM-dependent chlorinase/fluorinase, translating to MVITFLTDFGYADAYVGAMKGVALGICPGATLIDITHAVPPQDVLAGALLLPAYVPFYPPDSVHVAVVDPGVGSERRGLALEAWLNGARQVLVGPDNGLFWPLLAGAERFRAVSLTEARYWRPRVAPTFHGRDVFTPVAAHLAAGLPLEALGSPVNDLARLDLPPVRREAGALQGEILAIDHFGNCASNIRDADLASLGEPSTLRVLVAGRDLGPLRRTFADVAVGAALALINSAGYLEVAVRDGRADTALGLRRGAPVQVEVRSPDA from the coding sequence ATGGTTATCACCTTCCTCACCGATTTCGGCTACGCAGACGCCTATGTCGGGGCGATGAAGGGCGTGGCCCTGGGGATCTGCCCCGGGGCCACACTCATTGACATTACCCACGCCGTGCCGCCCCAGGACGTGCTGGCGGGCGCGTTGCTCCTGCCGGCCTATGTGCCTTTCTACCCGCCTGATAGCGTGCACGTGGCCGTGGTGGACCCCGGGGTGGGCAGCGAGCGCCGGGGACTGGCGCTGGAAGCGTGGCTGAATGGAGCGCGGCAGGTGCTGGTCGGCCCCGACAACGGGCTATTCTGGCCGTTGCTGGCCGGCGCCGAGCGCTTTCGCGCCGTCAGCCTGACCGAGGCGCGCTACTGGCGCCCCCGGGTCGCGCCTACCTTCCACGGGCGCGACGTGTTTACGCCCGTGGCCGCGCATCTCGCCGCCGGTCTGCCGCTTGAGGCCCTGGGATCGCCGGTGAACGACCTGGCGCGCCTGGACCTGCCGCCGGTGCGCCGGGAGGCAGGCGCGCTTCAGGGCGAGATTCTGGCCATCGATCACTTCGGGAACTGCGCGAGCAATATCCGCGACGCGGATCTCGCCAGCCTCGGGGAACCGTCAACGCTCCGGGTCCTTGTAGCCGGGCGCGATCTGGGGCCGCTGCGGCGCACCTTCGCCGACGTCGCAGTGGGCGCGGCCCTGGCGCTGATCAACAGCGCTGGTTACCTGGAAGTGGCCGTGCGCGACGGCAGAGCCGACACGGCGCTCGGTCTGCGGCGCGGCGCGCCCGTTCAGGTGGAAGTCCGCTCCCCTGACGCCTGA
- the secF gene encoding protein translocase subunit SecF: MEKLVARRYWWFLLSLLMILPGMYFMLLHPLVTTGKFALGLRPSIDFSGGALWELRFADKAPGEISDEAVAAVFAAQGFDNAQVRMSQVELEGRQVADAIVRTRPLSETNPREETAAVEAALQAEFGTVTRERLESVGPTVSQESTRSAIIAVVVATLIILLYLTWAFRKAPHPVRYGICAILAMIHDVLVVLGIAAIFSTFNPRFEVDALFLTALLTILSFSVHDTIVVFDRIRENLINRHPAETFDDIVNHSIVQTLPRSINTQLTTFFTLTALLLFGGETIQNFVLIMLIGLISGTYSSIFNAAQLLVVWEHREWRRWFGRGGSSADERSAAPAN; the protein is encoded by the coding sequence ATGGAAAAACTTGTCGCCCGGCGCTACTGGTGGTTTCTTCTCTCCCTGCTGATGATCCTGCCGGGCATGTACTTCATGCTCCTGCATCCGCTGGTCACCACGGGGAAGTTCGCCCTTGGTCTGCGTCCCAGCATTGATTTTAGCGGCGGCGCTCTGTGGGAGTTGCGCTTCGCCGACAAGGCCCCTGGCGAAATCAGCGACGAGGCCGTGGCGGCGGTGTTCGCCGCTCAGGGCTTCGACAACGCCCAGGTGCGCATGAGCCAGGTTGAACTCGAAGGCCGCCAGGTGGCCGACGCGATTGTGCGTACCCGCCCCCTCAGCGAAACCAACCCCCGCGAAGAGACCGCCGCGGTCGAGGCCGCTCTACAGGCCGAGTTCGGGACGGTGACCCGCGAACGACTGGAAAGCGTCGGCCCCACCGTCAGCCAGGAGAGCACCCGCAGCGCGATCATCGCCGTGGTCGTCGCCACGCTGATCATTCTGCTCTACCTGACGTGGGCCTTCCGCAAGGCGCCCCATCCGGTGCGCTACGGGATCTGCGCTATCCTGGCGATGATCCACGATGTGCTCGTCGTCCTGGGGATCGCGGCGATCTTCAGCACCTTCAACCCGCGCTTCGAGGTGGATGCGCTGTTCCTCACCGCTCTGCTCACCATTTTGAGCTTTTCGGTGCACGATACTATCGTCGTCTTCGATCGCATCCGCGAGAACCTGATCAATCGCCATCCCGCCGAAACCTTCGATGATATCGTCAACCACAGCATCGTGCAGACCCTGCCGCGCTCGATCAACACGCAGTTGACCACGTTCTTCACCCTCACCGCCCTGCTGCTCTTCGGCGGGGAGACGATCCAGAACTTCGTGCTGATCATGCTGATCGGCCTGATCAGCGGCACCTACTCATCAATCTTCAACGCCGCGCAGTTGCTCGTCGTCTGGGAGCACCGCGAGTGGCGCCGCTGGTTTGGCCGGGGCGGCTCCAGCGCCGACGAGCGCAGCGCCGCCCCCGCCAATTAG
- the secD gene encoding protein translocase subunit SecD: protein MRNRELLSLILIAVVTALALWINLAPGQTFLGRDVSFRLGLDLQGGIQVLLRSTDPETTPEEMETARRVIERRVNALGVGETVVQLAGNDRVIVELPGVENPEQAIDTLRGTGRLEFIDPQGQFLAPGTVVRTSNSPNPPQLSAAEGVTETVDPATLGPIYQSITDGADLDTGSVQPTISQTGVTSRPAVSFTFRGESATRLAQFTASNVGQPMCIVLDNRVVSCPVIDAALTDGSGVITTNSVEDRDAILNQLKYGALPVPLVVETTRSITATLGQESVQASIIAGTVGLVVVALFMILFYRFPGILATLALIIYTLISFAIYRFVPITLTLPGIAGFVLSIGLAVDANVLIFARLREEYRRGRDIRSALELGFEESWPAIRDSSVSTLITCAVLFVFGSNFGVSIIQGFALTLGLGILISLFTAVVVTRTFLRLATPLFREERAWLFGIDRRESLAAPPAGPKVV, encoded by the coding sequence GTGCGTAACCGGGAACTTCTTTCGCTCATCCTCATCGCGGTCGTGACAGCCCTGGCCCTCTGGATCAATCTGGCCCCCGGCCAGACGTTCCTGGGCCGCGATGTCAGCTTCCGTCTCGGTCTCGATCTGCAGGGCGGCATCCAGGTGCTGCTCCGCTCGACCGACCCCGAAACCACCCCTGAGGAGATGGAAACCGCCCGCCGGGTGATCGAACGGCGCGTTAACGCCCTTGGCGTCGGTGAAACGGTGGTGCAGCTCGCCGGGAACGACCGGGTGATTGTCGAACTGCCCGGCGTAGAGAACCCCGAGCAGGCTATTGACACCCTGCGCGGCACCGGGCGGCTGGAGTTCATTGACCCGCAGGGACAGTTCCTGGCCCCTGGCACGGTTGTGCGCACCAGTAACAGCCCCAATCCGCCCCAGTTGAGCGCCGCCGAGGGGGTGACCGAGACCGTTGATCCCGCCACCCTCGGCCCGATCTACCAGAGCATCACCGATGGGGCCGACCTTGATACCGGTTCGGTCCAGCCAACTATTTCTCAAACCGGCGTTACCAGCCGCCCCGCCGTGTCCTTCACCTTCCGCGGCGAATCGGCCACGCGCCTGGCCCAGTTCACCGCCAGCAACGTCGGCCAGCCGATGTGCATCGTCCTGGATAATCGCGTCGTCAGTTGCCCCGTGATTGACGCCGCGCTGACCGATGGCTCCGGGGTGATTACGACCAACAGCGTTGAGGATCGCGATGCCATCCTCAATCAGTTGAAATACGGCGCCCTCCCGGTTCCCCTGGTCGTAGAAACTACCCGCTCGATCACCGCCACCCTGGGGCAGGAGTCGGTCCAGGCCAGTATTATCGCGGGCACGGTGGGCCTGGTGGTGGTGGCCCTGTTCATGATCCTCTTCTACCGCTTCCCCGGCATTCTGGCGACCCTGGCGCTGATCATTTACACGCTGATCAGCTTCGCGATCTACCGCTTCGTGCCTATCACGCTGACCCTGCCCGGCATTGCCGGCTTTGTGCTCTCGATCGGCCTGGCGGTGGACGCGAATGTGTTGATCTTCGCCCGGCTCCGCGAGGAGTACCGGCGGGGCCGCGACATTCGCAGCGCCCTGGAACTGGGCTTCGAGGAGTCCTGGCCGGCCATTCGCGATTCGAGCGTTTCGACCCTGATCACCTGCGCGGTGCTCTTTGTCTTCGGCAGCAATTTCGGGGTGAGCATCATTCAGGGCTTCGCGCTGACCCTGGGCCTCGGCATCCTGATCAGTCTCTTCACGGCGGTGGTGGTGACGCGCACCTTCCTGCGCCTGGCCACGCCGCTGTTCCGCGAAGAGCGAGCCTGGCTCTTCGGCATTGATCGCCGCGAGTCCCTGGCGGCGCCGCCCGCCGGACCCAAGGTGGTGTAG
- a CDS encoding DsbA family protein — MSSVSGQRGRKVTERKQNPLTIFYLIVGGIVVIGIAALATYTLWNRANPPVAAPTVPVGQTEEGFWYKGNPDAPVTVTEYADYQCPSCAYYERNLAPIISRDYIETGKVKFVYHEVPLDSHRHAVAAAAAARCAGEQNKFWQMHAMLYLNQQQWSPLNNVQNVFSGYAGQLGLDRTAFDACMSSGAQARAVTAAAEAAFAAGVNATPTFNVNGQIVDMRGLPGAIEAALRAAGK, encoded by the coding sequence ATGAGCAGCGTCTCCGGGCAGCGCGGGCGCAAAGTGACTGAGCGCAAACAGAATCCTCTGACCATCTTTTATCTTATTGTCGGCGGCATCGTGGTGATCGGAATTGCCGCGCTTGCCACCTATACTCTGTGGAACCGCGCCAATCCGCCGGTTGCCGCGCCAACTGTCCCGGTAGGCCAGACGGAAGAGGGCTTCTGGTACAAGGGCAACCCTGACGCCCCGGTGACCGTAACCGAGTACGCCGATTACCAGTGCCCTTCCTGCGCCTACTACGAACGCAACCTGGCCCCGATCATCTCCCGCGACTACATCGAGACCGGCAAGGTCAAGTTCGTCTACCATGAGGTGCCGCTCGACAGCCACCGCCACGCCGTGGCCGCCGCCGCCGCCGCCCGCTGTGCCGGCGAGCAGAACAAGTTCTGGCAGATGCACGCTATGCTCTACCTCAACCAGCAGCAGTGGTCGCCCCTGAACAATGTGCAGAATGTCTTCAGCGGCTATGCCGGGCAGCTGGGCCTCGACCGCACCGCCTTCGACGCCTGCATGAGCAGCGGCGCTCAGGCCCGGGCCGTCACCGCGGCAGCCGAGGCGGCCTTCGCCGCCGGGGTGAACGCGACGCCGACCTTCAACGTGAACGGTCAGATCGTTGATATGCGCGGCCTTCCCGGCGCCATCGAGGCGGCCCTGCGGGCGGCTGGCAAGTAG